The following coding sequences lie in one Sorghum bicolor cultivar BTx623 chromosome 6, Sorghum_bicolor_NCBIv3, whole genome shotgun sequence genomic window:
- the LOC110436442 gene encoding histone-lysine N-methyltransferase 2B-like, which produces MALIPDFLRPFLKLVFARAVIDARSSRPPVREDEVDRDKRREFAEKQKSAMDLKKKKEKKKNLDYQALEMRRAKSRQRGELEEESLDEDDGGDGDDDSDDSEGMASRLDQILEGPPPTGVDVPRTGVPKGAPSGSRESQQRESSPRRSRADTPPEPVPGRTVPRPQPPPASKAGHRVKSLTTGLLTRGRAAASSNGGTDRGSTGLGAGQAEDADPIPAPAREGPGASTRGGSKPAGRGTGSSDPRPSAGAEGAPPRPLVGVPTPPSPKQVEAPRPQEQEGAPEPPQSGVEEDPITISDGSSGDRLLRDARPMDEEEGEEREEGRRPEGAQLEELLEQNGQEELRELQEQQQQRSQQLEGLLEPPPRSPSQPVLPTPQELETRQEGVPVYGPPTSAWLRPGAPASIPVEPRQADDVVALACMMRTPVDPQSEIKGTVYGIEGIAPKFL; this is translated from the exons ATGGCTTTGATTCCGGATTTTCTTCGACCCTTCTTAAAGCTTGTCTTTGCTCGCGCAGTGATTGACGCtcgatcctcgaggcctccagtaagggaggacgaggtcgatcgtgacaagcGGCGAGAGTTCGCGGAAAAGCAGAAGTCTGCAATGGacttaaaaaagaagaaggaaaagaagaagaatctcgattaTCAAGCGCTGGAGATGCGTCGAGCGAAGtctaggcagaggggggagctagAAGAAGAATCCCTCGACGAGGACGATGGCGGCGATGGTGACGACGATAGCGATGATTCCGAGGGAATGGCGTCCCGTCTCGAccagatcctcgagggccctccCCCGACCGGCGTCGACGTCCCGCGGACGGGAGTCCCAAAGGGGGCGCCAAGCGGGTCTCGTGAAAGTCAGCAGAGGGAGTCGTCTCCACGTCGTTCTCGCGCCGACACTCCTCCAGAGCCTGTGCCCGGTCGGACCGTCCCccgcccccaacctcctccCGCGTCTAAGGCGGGCCACCGGGTTAAGTCCCTGACGACGGGGCTgctgactcgcggtcgcgccgcggcctcgagTAACGGGGGAACGGATCGCGGGAGTACCGGTCTAGGCGCCGGCCAGGCGGAAGATGCTGATCCGATACCGGCGCCCGCTCGTGAGGGCCCCGGAgcctcgacgcggggtggctcgaagcCTGCTGGTCGAGGGACCG GCTCTTCCGATCCTCGGCCATCGGCCGGTGCCGAGGGCGCCCCGCCACGTCCATTGGTGGGGGTGCCCACCCCGCCGTCACCGAAGCAGGTCGAGGCGCCTCGCCCCCAAgaacaggagggagcccccgagcctccccaatCTGGGGTCGAGGAGGATCCTATCACGATAAGTGACGGATCCAGTGGCGACAGGCTCTTGAGGGACGCCCGCcccatggacgaggag GAAGGGGAAGAAAGAGAGGAGGGGCGCCGGCCGGAAGGAGCCCAGCTTGAGGAACTGCTAGAGCAGAATGGGCAGGAGGAGCTGCGggagctccaggagcagcagcagcaaaggAGCCAGCAGTTAGAGGGACTGCTCGAGCCGCCGCCCCGCAGTCCATCCCAGCCGGTGCTGCCGACGCCGCAAGAGCTTGAGACCAGGCAGGAGGGTGTACCGGTCTATGGCCCTCCGACctcggcgtggctccgtccaggaGCGCCCGCTTCTATCCCAGTGGAGCCAAGGCAGGCGGATGACGTAGTGGCGCTtgcttgcatgatgcgcaccccggtGGACCCTCAGTCCGAGATTAAGGGCACGGTCTACGGCATCGAGGGGATCGCTCCCAAATTTCTCTAA